One Fusobacterium nucleatum genomic window carries:
- a CDS encoding electron transfer flavoprotein subunit alpha/FixB family protein, with translation MNLNDYKGILVYAEQRDGVLQNVGLELLGKATELAYEINKQIALKDAGDELADYATKQAAAIKSIDAVVATLEEDDEEIKEKVAHVKATNPDAAKVTALLIGHNVQALAQDLIKAGADKVLVVDKPELEVYDTEAYTQVLDAAITAEKPEIVLFGATTLGRDLAPRVSSRIATGLTADCTKLELLKDKERQLGMTRPAFGGNLMATIVSPDHRPQMATVRPGVMKKLPKSDDRTGEVVEFPVTLDTSKMKVKLLKVVKEGGNKVDISEAKILVSGGRGVGAKQNFELLEDLAAEIGGIVSSSRAQVDAGNMPHDRQVGQTGKTVRPEVYFACGISGAIQHVAGMEESEFIIAINKDRFAPIFSVADLGIVGDLHKILPILTEEIKKYKATK, from the coding sequence ATGAATTTAAATGATTATAAAGGAATCCTAGTGTACGCTGAACAAAGAGATGGAGTGTTACAAAATGTAGGATTAGAATTATTAGGAAAAGCAACAGAATTAGCATATGAAATAAATAAACAAATTGCATTAAAGGATGCTGGTGATGAATTAGCTGATTATGCTACAAAACAAGCAGCAGCTATAAAAAGTATAGATGCAGTTGTAGCAACTCTTGAAGAGGATGATGAAGAAATAAAAGAAAAAGTTGCTCATGTAAAAGCTACTAATCCAGATGCAGCTAAAGTAACTGCTTTATTAATAGGGCACAATGTTCAAGCACTTGCTCAAGATTTAATAAAAGCTGGAGCAGATAAAGTTTTAGTAGTAGATAAACCTGAATTAGAAGTATATGATACAGAAGCTTATACTCAAGTTTTAGATGCAGCAATTACTGCTGAAAAACCTGAAATAGTTTTATTTGGAGCAACTACATTAGGAAGAGATTTAGCACCAAGAGTATCTTCAAGAATAGCAACAGGATTAACAGCTGACTGTACAAAACTTGAATTATTAAAAGATAAAGAAAGACAATTAGGTATGACAAGACCAGCATTTGGAGGAAACTTAATGGCAACAATAGTTTCTCCAGATCACAGACCACAAATGGCAACTGTTAGACCAGGAGTTATGAAAAAATTACCTAAATCTGATGATAGAACTGGTGAAGTAGTTGAATTTCCAGTAACTTTAGATACTTCAAAAATGAAAGTTAAACTTCTAAAAGTTGTTAAAGAAGGTGGAAATAAAGTAGATATTTCTGAAGCTAAAATATTAGTTTCTGGAGGAAGAGGAGTTGGAGCAAAACAAAACTTTGAATTACTAGAAGATTTAGCAGCGGAAATTGGAGGAATAGTTTCTTCTTCAAGAGCACAAGTTGATGCTGGAAATATGCCTCATGATAGACAAGTTGGACAAACTGGTAAAACAGTTAGACCAGAAGTTTATTTTGCATGTGGAATTTCAGGGGCTATCCAACACGTTGCAGGTATGGAAGAGTCTGAATTTATAATTGCTATCAACAAAGATAGATTTGCACCTATTTTCTCAGTAGCTGATTTAGGAATAGTTGGAGATTTACATAAAATATTACCTATATTGACTGAAGAAATCAAAAAATATAAAGCAACAAAATAA
- a CDS encoding threonine/serine exporter family protein: protein MNYIEVLAATFSTFFFGIIFSLTGKKLFYSSFAGGLGWYTHLLFFKELGYSKTASYVVSAMIIAIFSEIISRLKRTTVTTTLIPALIPLVPGGGIYYTMSFFVENRLPEAFEKGRETIFLTVALSVGIFLISTFSQILNRTIKYTRVLKKYRKFKEYKRSHKV, encoded by the coding sequence ATGAATTATATAGAAGTTTTAGCTGCTACTTTTTCAACTTTTTTCTTTGGAATAATATTTAGTCTTACAGGGAAAAAACTATTTTATAGCAGTTTTGCTGGTGGTTTAGGCTGGTATACTCATTTATTGTTTTTCAAAGAATTAGGTTACTCTAAAACTGCATCTTATGTGGTTTCTGCCATGATTATAGCTATTTTTTCTGAAATAATAAGTAGACTAAAAAGGACAACTGTTACAACAACTTTAATTCCAGCATTAATTCCATTAGTTCCTGGTGGTGGAATATACTATACTATGTCTTTTTTTGTTGAGAATAGATTACCTGAAGCATTTGAAAAAGGTAGAGAAACTATTTTTTTAACAGTAGCATTAAGTGTGGGTATTTTTTTAATTTCTACTTTTTCACAAATCCTTAATAGAACTATAAAATATACAAGGGTTTTAAAAAAATATAGAAAATTTAAAGAGTATAAGAGAAGTCATAAGGTTTAG
- a CDS encoding ROK family protein, translating into MYQKEIKQSNENIVFHSIYFTENSFSIPDLTKITNMTFPTIKRVLNEFLERDIIKEWTLSTGGVGRRAVKYKYNPDFCYSIGVSIDEEKIRFIVINTIGKILESKIIETCNEDFIPFFEKNLKDFILEIDPKYLSKTIGVGISIPGIYNKENHFLEFNNMDRYEASIIKKLEENIKLPIWVENEANMSILAEAIIGKHKELADFTVISINNKVTCSTFYKFGNKSEDYFFKASRVHHMVIDYENKKKVGDCISFKVLKDQIKKSFPNINSLDEFFSNKSYRESKEGKRILDDYLNYMGIILKNLLFTYNPKKLIICGELSQYGNYLLDDILNIVYEKNHIFYRGRETISFSNFKGSSSIIGAALFPIVDNLM; encoded by the coding sequence ATGTATCAAAAAGAAATTAAACAAAGTAATGAAAATATTGTATTTCATTCTATTTATTTTACAGAAAACTCTTTTTCTATCCCTGATTTAACCAAGATAACTAATATGACATTTCCAACAATTAAAAGAGTTCTCAATGAATTTTTAGAAAGAGATATTATAAAAGAATGGACTTTAAGTACTGGTGGAGTTGGAAGAAGGGCAGTAAAATATAAATATAATCCTGATTTCTGTTACTCTATTGGTGTAAGTATTGATGAAGAAAAAATAAGATTCATTGTCATTAATACTATTGGAAAAATATTAGAATCAAAAATAATAGAAACATGCAATGAAGATTTTATACCTTTTTTTGAGAAAAACTTAAAGGATTTCATTTTAGAAATTGATCCTAAATATCTATCAAAAACTATTGGAGTTGGAATATCTATTCCTGGAATTTATAATAAAGAAAATCATTTTTTAGAATTTAATAACATGGATAGGTATGAAGCTTCAATAATAAAAAAATTGGAAGAAAATATAAAACTTCCTATTTGGGTAGAAAATGAAGCGAATATGTCAATACTTGCTGAAGCTATAATTGGAAAACATAAAGAACTTGCAGATTTTACAGTTATTAGTATAAATAACAAAGTTACTTGCTCAACTTTTTACAAGTTTGGAAATAAAAGTGAAGATTATTTTTTTAAAGCAAGTAGAGTACACCATATGGTAATTGATTATGAAAATAAAAAGAAAGTTGGAGATTGTATATCTTTTAAAGTTTTAAAAGACCAAATCAAAAAATCTTTTCCTAATATAAATTCATTGGATGAATTTTTTTCTAATAAATCATATAGAGAAAGTAAAGAAGGAAAGAGAATTCTTGATGACTATCTAAATTATATGGGCATCATATTAAAAAATCTACTTTTTACCTATAATCCTAAAAAACTTATTATTTGTGGAGAATTATCACAATATGGAAATTACCTTTTAGATGATATTTTAAATATAGTTTATGAAAAAAATCATATTTTTTATAGAGGTAGAGAAACTATAAGTTTTTCAAACTTTAAAGGTAGTTCTAGTATTATTGGAGCAGCACTATTTCCAATTGTTGATAATTTAATGTAA
- a CDS encoding electron transfer flavoprotein subunit beta/FixA family protein has protein sequence MRIVVCIKQVPDTTEVKIDPVKGTIIRDGVPSIMNPDDKGGLEEALKLKDLYGAEVIVITMGPPQAEAILREAYAMGADRAILITDRKFGGADTLATSNTIAAAIRKIEDIDLIVAGRQAIDGDTAQVGPQIAEHLGLPQVSYVKEMEYKEDSKSFVIKRATEDGYFLLELPTPGLVTVLAEANQPRYMNVGAIVDVFERPIETWTFDDIEIDPAKIGLAGSPTKVNKSFTKGVKEPGVLHEVDAKEAANIILEKLKEKFII, from the coding sequence ATGAGAATAGTAGTTTGTATAAAACAAGTTCCAGATACAACTGAAGTTAAAATAGATCCAGTAAAAGGAACAATTATCAGAGATGGGGTTCCTAGTATAATGAACCCAGATGATAAAGGTGGATTAGAAGAAGCTCTAAAATTAAAAGATTTATATGGAGCAGAAGTTATTGTTATAACAATGGGACCTCCTCAAGCAGAAGCTATACTAAGAGAAGCTTATGCAATGGGAGCTGATAGAGCTATCCTTATAACAGATAGAAAGTTTGGAGGAGCTGATACATTAGCTACTTCTAATACTATTGCTGCTGCAATTAGAAAAATAGAAGATATTGACTTAATAGTTGCAGGAAGACAAGCAATTGATGGGGATACTGCACAAGTTGGACCTCAAATTGCAGAACATTTAGGATTACCTCAAGTATCTTATGTAAAAGAAATGGAATATAAAGAAGATTCAAAATCATTTGTTATTAAAAGAGCAACAGAAGATGGATATTTCTTATTAGAACTTCCTACACCAGGATTAGTAACTGTACTTGCAGAAGCTAACCAACCTAGATATATGAATGTTGGAGCTATTGTTGATGTATTTGAAAGACCAATTGAAACTTGGACATTTGATGATATTGAAATAGACCCTGCAAAAATAGGTTTAGCTGGATCACCAACAAAGGTTAATAAATCATTTACAAAAGGTGTTAAAGAACCAGGTGTATTACATGAAGTTGATGCAAAAGAAGCAGCTAATATTATATTAGAAAAATTAAAAGAAAAATTTATAATCTAA
- a CDS encoding acyl-CoA dehydrogenase, whose protein sequence is MEFNVPKTHELFRQMIREFVEKEVKPIAAEVDENERFPMETVEKMAKIGIMGIPIPKEYGGAGGDNLMYAMAVEELSKACATTGVIVSAHTSLGTWPILKFGNEKQKQKYLPKLANGEWIGAFGLTEPNAGTDAAGQQTMAVQDPETGEWILNGAKIFITNAGYAHVYVVFAMTDKSKGLKGISAFIVEANTPGFSIGKKEIKLGIRGSATCELIFENCRIPKENLLGDKGKGFKIAMMTLDGGRIGIASQALGIAAGALDEAINYAKERKQFGRSLAQFQNTQFQIANLDVKVEAARLLVYKAAWRESNNLPYSLDAARAKLFAAETAMEVTTKAVQIFGGYGYTREYPVERMMRDAKITEIYEGTSEVQRMVIAANIIK, encoded by the coding sequence ATGGAATTTAATGTACCTAAAACACATGAACTTTTTAGACAAATGATAAGAGAATTTGTTGAAAAAGAAGTAAAACCTATCGCCGCAGAGGTAGATGAAAATGAAAGATTTCCAATGGAAACTGTTGAAAAAATGGCAAAGATTGGAATAATGGGTATCCCTATACCTAAAGAATATGGAGGAGCTGGAGGAGATAACTTAATGTATGCTATGGCTGTTGAAGAATTATCAAAAGCTTGTGCTACAACAGGAGTTATAGTATCTGCACATACATCTTTAGGAACTTGGCCAATTTTAAAATTTGGTAATGAAAAACAAAAACAAAAATATTTACCAAAATTAGCTAATGGAGAATGGATAGGAGCTTTTGGACTTACAGAACCAAATGCAGGAACAGATGCTGCTGGACAACAAACAATGGCAGTTCAAGATCCTGAAACTGGAGAATGGATTTTAAATGGAGCAAAAATATTTATAACAAATGCAGGATATGCACATGTTTATGTTGTATTTGCAATGACAGATAAATCAAAAGGATTAAAAGGAATTTCTGCATTTATAGTTGAAGCAAATACACCAGGTTTCTCAATTGGTAAAAAAGAAATAAAACTAGGAATTAGAGGATCAGCTACTTGTGAATTAATATTTGAAAATTGTAGAATACCAAAAGAAAATTTATTAGGAGATAAAGGAAAAGGATTTAAAATTGCTATGATGACTCTTGATGGAGGAAGAATAGGAATTGCTTCTCAAGCATTGGGAATTGCTGCTGGAGCATTAGATGAAGCTATCAATTATGCTAAGGAAAGAAAACAATTTGGAAGAAGCTTAGCTCAATTCCAAAATACTCAATTCCAAATAGCTAACTTAGATGTTAAAGTTGAAGCTGCAAGACTTTTAGTTTATAAAGCAGCTTGGAGAGAATCAAATAACTTACCTTATTCTTTAGATGCAGCTAGAGCTAAACTATTTGCTGCTGAAACAGCTATGGAAGTAACAACTAAAGCTGTTCAAATATTTGGTGGATATGGTTATACAAGAGAATATCCAGTTGAAAGAATGATGAGAGATGCTAAGATTACAGAAATTTATGAAGGAACTTCAGAAGTTCAAAGAATGGTAATAGCAGCTAATATTATAAAATAA
- a CDS encoding YitT family protein yields the protein MLSDRFIKIFKECSIVTIACIVMAFNINYFFLGNKLGQGGVSGLSLILHYLTNIDISYIYLGLNIPLIVIAYMFIGKNFVFKTLFATLVLTIFLKVFGTFRGPIDDILMASIFGGGINGIAIGTIFYAGGSSGGTDIIAKIINKHYGIAIGKVLLTIDFIILSMVAFIFGKVIFMYTLISLLVSAKMIDIIQEGIYSAKGVTIITNKEEELRKRIMEDTGRGITLINAKGAYTQKEIGMLYCVVGKYQLMKVKNIVKEIDPEAFMIVNQVHEVVGKGFLGQ from the coding sequence ATGTTAAGTGATAGATTTATTAAAATTTTTAAAGAATGTTCAATTGTAACTATTGCTTGTATCGTTATGGCATTTAATATAAATTATTTCTTTTTAGGAAATAAATTAGGTCAAGGTGGAGTAAGTGGCTTATCTCTTATTCTTCATTACCTTACAAATATAGATATAAGCTATATTTATCTTGGATTAAATATTCCTTTAATTGTTATTGCCTATATGTTTATAGGAAAAAACTTTGTATTTAAAACTTTATTTGCAACTCTTGTTTTAACAATATTTTTAAAAGTTTTTGGAACTTTTAGAGGACCTATTGATGATATTCTTATGGCATCTATCTTTGGTGGTGGAATAAATGGCATTGCTATTGGTACTATTTTTTATGCAGGTGGTTCTAGTGGTGGTACTGATATTATTGCAAAAATAATTAATAAACATTATGGTATCGCTATTGGAAAAGTTCTTTTAACTATTGATTTTATAATACTATCAATGGTAGCTTTTATTTTTGGAAAGGTAATTTTTATGTATACTCTTATTTCGCTTTTAGTTTCTGCAAAAATGATTGATATTATTCAAGAAGGTATTTACAGTGCTAAAGGAGTTACCATAATAACTAATAAAGAAGAAGAATTAAGAAAAAGAATTATGGAAGATACTGGTCGTGGTATTACTTTAATTAATGCTAAAGGTGCATATACTCAAAAAGAAATTGGAATGCTTTATTGTGTTGTTGGAAAATATCAACTTATGAAAGTAAAAAACATAGTAAAAGAAATTGATCCTGAAGCATTTATGATTGTTAATCAAGTTCATGAAGTTGTAGGAAAAGGATTTTTAGGACAATAA
- a CDS encoding tRNA1(Val) (adenine(37)-N6)-methyltransferase — translation MNTNLESIIPLLNKNLKIIQRSDYFNFSIDSLLISEFVSIKKNTKKILDLGTGNAAIPLFLSKKTSAKIYGIEIQEISYNLALRNININNLNEQIYIIYDNMKNYLKHFNIGSFDTVISNPPFFKINENVNFLNNLEQLSIARHEVEINLEELIKIASELVKDRGYFYLVHRADRLSEIMSSLQKYKFEAKKIKFCYTTKYKNAKIVLIEAIKNGKAGLTILPPLIINKENGEYTDEILKMFE, via the coding sequence ATGAATACAAATCTTGAAAGTATTATTCCATTATTAAATAAAAATCTAAAAATAATTCAACGTAGTGATTATTTTAATTTTTCTATAGATTCCTTATTAATTTCAGAATTTGTTAGTATAAAAAAAAATACTAAAAAAATTTTGGATTTAGGAACTGGAAATGCAGCAATCCCACTTTTTCTTTCAAAAAAAACATCTGCTAAAATTTATGGGATTGAAATACAAGAAATTTCATATAATCTTGCTTTAAGAAATATTAACATCAATAATTTAAATGAACAAATATATATAATATATGATAATATGAAAAATTATTTAAAGCATTTTAATATAGGTTCTTTTGATACTGTTATTTCAAATCCACCATTTTTTAAAATTAATGAAAATGTAAATTTTCTAAACAATTTAGAACAATTAAGTATTGCAAGACATGAAGTAGAAATTAATTTAGAAGAACTTATAAAAATTGCCTCTGAACTTGTAAAGGATAGAGGATATTTTTATCTTGTTCATAGAGCAGATAGGTTAAGTGAGATCATGAGTAGTCTACAGAAATATAAATTTGAAGCTAAAAAAATAAAATTTTGTTATACAACAAAATATAAAAATGCTAAAATAGTTTTAATAGAAGCTATAAAAAATGGGAAAGCTGGTTTAACTATTCTCCCACCTTTAATTATTAATAAGGAAAATGGAGAATATACTGATGAAATACTAAAAATGTTTGAATAA
- a CDS encoding threonine/serine exporter ThrE family protein, which produces MQYDNFVMKVLSTANTIGKILLTSGAETYRVEKAISTICRRFDLKAETFVTMTCVLTSAKKKDGATITEVNRIYTVSNNLDKVDRIHKILLDIHKYELEDLEKEIKKIQIQTIYKKNILLVSYFFSAAFFAILFDGKFNDFLVAGLGGIVIFYIAKYANKLKLNNFFINTLGGFLITILSILAAKVGLVSTPSYSAIGALMLLVPGLALTNAIRDLINGDLIAGTSRMVEAALVGSALAIGTGFALFAMSYF; this is translated from the coding sequence ATGCAATATGATAATTTTGTTATGAAAGTGCTTTCAACAGCCAATACTATTGGTAAAATACTATTAACAAGTGGTGCTGAAACATATAGAGTTGAAAAAGCAATATCAACTATATGTAGAAGATTTGATTTAAAAGCAGAAACATTTGTTACTATGACATGTGTTTTAACATCTGCAAAAAAAAAAGATGGAGCTACTATTACAGAGGTCAATAGAATTTATACTGTTTCTAATAACTTAGATAAAGTTGATAGAATACATAAAATTCTTCTAGATATCCATAAATATGAGCTTGAAGATTTAGAAAAAGAAATTAAAAAAATTCAGATACAAACTATTTATAAGAAAAATATTTTATTAGTATCATACTTTTTTTCAGCTGCTTTTTTTGCTATTTTATTTGATGGTAAATTTAATGATTTTTTAGTTGCTGGACTTGGTGGGATTGTAATATTTTATATAGCTAAATATGCTAATAAATTAAAATTAAATAACTTTTTTATTAATACATTAGGTGGCTTTTTAATAACTATATTATCAATTCTTGCTGCCAAAGTTGGCTTAGTGTCTACACCTTCATATTCAGCTATTGGGGCACTTATGCTTTTAGTTCCTGGTCTTGCACTTACAAATGCAATACGGGACTTAATAAATGGTGATTTAATTGCAGGAACTTCAAGAATGGTTGAAGCAGCTTTAGTTGGCTCTGCATTAGCTATAGGTACAGGTTTTGCATTATTTGCAATGTCATATTTTTAA
- a CDS encoding urocanate hydratase: protein MLNNKTIYDAMTIKLTAEDIPMEIPKLDPSIRRAPKRIVKLSDHDIELALRNALRYIPEEFHEMLAPEFLQELEERGRIYGYRFRPEGNLYGKPIDEYKGKCTEAKAMQVMIDNNLDFDIALYPYELVTYGETGQVCQNWMQYRLIKKYLENMTQDQTLVVASGHPTGLFRSNPYAPRAIITNGLMIGLFDNYEDWARGAAIGVANYGQMTAGGWMYIGPQGIVHGTYSTILNAGRLFCGVPADGDLRGKLFITSGLGGMSGAQGKACEIAKGVAIVAEVDLSRINTRLEQGWVNVIAKTPEEAFKIAEEKMASKTPYAIAYHGNIVEILEYAIEHNKHIDLLSDQTSCHAVYDGGYCPVGTSFEERTKLLGTDRAKFRELVNEGLKRHYKAIKTLHDRGVYFFDYGNSFLKSIYDVGITEISKNGKDDKEGFIFPSYVEDILGPELFDYGYGPFRWVCLSRKKEDLLKTDKAALELVDPNRRYQDRDNYVWIQDADKNGLVVGTQARIFYQDAMSRTRIALKFNEMVRNGEIGPVMLGRDHHDVSGTDSPFRETSNIKDGSNIMADMATQCFAGNAARGMTMIALHNGGGVGIGKSINGGFGMVLDGSKRVDEILWQAMPWDVMGGVARRAWARNPHSIETVVEYNLDNKGTDHITLPYIVSDELVKKVLKK from the coding sequence ATGTTAAATAATAAAACTATTTATGATGCAATGACAATAAAACTAACAGCAGAAGATATTCCAATGGAGATACCAAAATTAGATCCTTCAATAAGAAGAGCTCCAAAAAGAATAGTTAAACTTTCAGATCATGATATAGAACTTGCATTAAGAAATGCTTTAAGATATATTCCAGAAGAATTTCATGAAATGTTAGCACCAGAATTCTTGCAAGAATTGGAAGAAAGAGGAAGAATCTATGGATATAGATTTAGACCAGAAGGAAATCTTTATGGAAAACCAATAGATGAATATAAAGGAAAATGTACAGAAGCTAAGGCTATGCAAGTTATGATAGATAATAACCTTGATTTTGATATAGCTCTATATCCTTATGAACTTGTTACTTATGGAGAAACAGGGCAAGTTTGTCAAAACTGGATGCAATATAGACTTATTAAAAAATATCTTGAAAATATGACACAAGATCAAACTCTTGTTGTAGCTTCAGGGCATCCAACAGGATTATTCAGATCTAATCCTTATGCTCCAAGAGCAATTATAACTAATGGACTTATGATAGGATTATTTGATAACTATGAAGATTGGGCAAGAGGAGCAGCAATAGGTGTTGCTAACTATGGACAAATGACAGCTGGAGGTTGGATGTACATAGGTCCACAAGGAATAGTTCATGGAACTTATTCAACTATCTTAAATGCAGGAAGATTATTCTGTGGTGTTCCAGCTGATGGTGATTTAAGAGGTAAATTATTCATTACTTCAGGACTTGGAGGAATGAGTGGAGCTCAAGGTAAAGCTTGTGAAATAGCAAAAGGTGTTGCTATAGTTGCAGAAGTTGACTTATCAAGAATTAACACAAGACTTGAACAAGGATGGGTAAATGTTATAGCAAAAACTCCTGAAGAAGCATTTAAAATAGCTGAAGAAAAAATGGCTTCTAAAACTCCTTATGCAATAGCATACCATGGAAACATAGTTGAAATATTAGAATATGCTATAGAACACAATAAACATATAGATTTATTATCTGACCAAACATCTTGTCATGCTGTATATGATGGAGGATATTGTCCAGTAGGAACTTCATTTGAAGAAAGAACTAAATTATTAGGAACAGATAGAGCTAAATTTAGAGAATTAGTAAATGAAGGATTGAAGAGACACTATAAAGCAATAAAAACTTTACATGACAGAGGAGTTTACTTCTTTGATTATGGAAACAGTTTCTTAAAATCTATATATGATGTAGGAATAACTGAAATTTCTAAAAATGGTAAAGATGATAAGGAAGGATTTATATTCCCTTCTTATGTTGAAGACATATTAGGACCAGAATTATTTGACTATGGATATGGTCCATTTAGATGGGTATGTCTATCAAGAAAGAAAGAAGACTTATTAAAAACAGATAAAGCTGCCCTAGAACTTGTTGATCCTAACAGAAGATATCAAGATAGAGATAACTATGTATGGATACAAGATGCTGATAAGAATGGACTTGTTGTTGGAACGCAAGCAAGAATATTCTATCAAGATGCTATGAGTAGAACTAGAATAGCTCTTAAATTCAATGAAATGGTAAGAAATGGAGAAATTGGACCAGTTATGTTAGGTAGAGACCACCATGATGTATCTGGAACAGATTCACCTTTCAGAGAAACTTCTAACATCAAAGATGGAAGTAATATAATGGCAGATATGGCAACTCAATGTTTTGCTGGAAATGCTGCAAGAGGGATGACTATGATAGCTCTTCATAATGGTGGAGGAGTTGGAATAGGAAAGTCTATCAATGGTGGATTTGGAATGGTTCTTGATGGAAGTAAGAGAGTAGATGAAATCTTATGGCAAGCTATGCCTTGGGATGTAATGGGTGGAGTTGCTAGAAGAGCTTGGGCTAGAAACCCTCATTCTATTGAAACTGTTGTTGAATATAATCTTGATAATAAAGGAACTGACCATATCACATTACCTTATATAGTAAGTGATGAATTAGTTAAAAAAGTTTTAAAGAAATAA
- the hutH gene encoding histidine ammonia-lyase: MEVFILELVLSSKRITLEDLINVTRRGYKVSISEEAYEKIDKARALVDKYVEEGKVSYGITTGFGKFAEVSISKEQTGELQKNIVMSHSCSVGNPMPIDIARGVVFLRAVNLAKGYSGARRIVVEKLVELLNKEVTPWIPEKGSVGSSGDLSPLAHMSLVLIGLGKAYYKGELLEAKDALAKAGIEPIPALSSKEGLALTNGTQALTSTGAHVLYDAINLSKHLDIAASLTMEGLHGIIDAYDSRISEVRGHLGQINTAENMRKILAGSSNVTKQGVERVQDSYVLRCIPQIHGASKDTLEYVKQKVEIELNAATDNPLIFVDTDEVISGGNFHGQPMALPFDFLGIALAEMANVSERRIEKMVNPAINHGLPAFLVEQGGLNSGFMIVQYSAAALVSENKVLAHPASVDSIPTSANQEDHVSMGSIAAKKSKDILENVRKVIGMELITACQAIDLKGAKDKLSPATKLAYEEVRKLISYVSVDRPMYIDIHAAEDLIKTNTVVDNVEKAIGELKF, encoded by the coding sequence ATGGAGGTGTTTATTTTGGAATTAGTTTTAAGCAGTAAAAGAATCACTTTGGAAGACCTAATCAATGTAACAAGAAGGGGGTATAAAGTAAGTATTTCAGAAGAAGCATATGAAAAAATTGACAAAGCAAGAGCTTTGGTTGATAAATATGTTGAAGAAGGAAAAGTTTCTTATGGAATAACTACTGGATTTGGTAAATTTGCAGAAGTAAGTATTTCAAAAGAACAAACAGGAGAATTACAAAAGAATATAGTTATGAGTCACTCTTGTAGTGTTGGAAACCCAATGCCTATAGATATAGCAAGAGGAGTTGTTTTTTTAAGAGCTGTAAACTTAGCTAAAGGTTACTCAGGTGCTAGAAGAATAGTAGTTGAAAAATTAGTTGAATTACTTAATAAAGAAGTTACTCCTTGGATACCTGAAAAGGGTTCAGTTGGATCATCTGGAGATTTATCACCACTTGCTCACATGTCATTAGTATTAATTGGACTAGGAAAAGCATATTACAAAGGTGAATTATTAGAAGCAAAAGATGCTTTAGCAAAAGCAGGAATAGAACCAATTCCAGCACTTTCATCAAAAGAAGGTTTAGCACTTACAAATGGAACACAAGCTTTAACATCAACTGGAGCACATGTTTTATATGATGCAATAAATTTATCTAAACATTTAGACATCGCTGCTTCACTTACTATGGAAGGACTTCATGGAATAATTGATGCTTATGATTCTAGAATAAGTGAAGTAAGAGGACATTTAGGACAAATAAATACTGCAGAAAATATGAGAAAAATCCTAGCAGGAAGTTCTAATGTTACAAAACAAGGTGTAGAAAGAGTTCAAGACTCTTATGTTTTAAGATGTATACCTCAAATACATGGAGCAAGTAAAGATACTTTAGAATATGTAAAACAAAAAGTTGAAATAGAATTAAATGCTGCAACAGATAACCCATTAATATTTGTTGACACAGATGAAGTTATATCAGGAGGAAATTTCCACGGGCAACCTATGGCTCTACCATTTGATTTCTTAGGGATAGCTCTTGCTGAAATGGCAAATGTATCAGAAAGAAGAATAGAAAAAATGGTAAACCCAGCTATTAACCACGGATTACCTGCTTTCTTAGTTGAACAAGGTGGATTAAATTCAGGATTCATGATAGTTCAATATAGTGCTGCAGCTCTTGTATCTGAAAATAAAGTTTTAGCACATCCAGCATCTGTTGACTCTATACCAACATCTGCTAACCAAGAAGATCATGTTTCTATGGGATCAATTGCAGCTAAAAAATCAAAAGATATACTTGAAAATGTTAGAAAAGTAATAGGAATGGAACTAATAACAGCTTGTCAAGCTATAGACTTAAAAGGTGCAAAAGATAAATTATCTCCAGCTACAAAATTAGCTTATGAAGAAGTTAGAAAATTAATATCTTATGTAAGTGTTGACAGACCAATGTACATTGATATACATGCGGCTGAAGATTTAATTAAAACTAATACTGTTGTAGACAATGTTGAAAAAGCTATAGGAGAATTAAAATTTTAA